Below is a genomic region from Echinicola rosea.
TCATCGAAACCGAATTTCCTTTTTTCAGCCCTTTTTCACCTACCATATCTGTTCCGATAAGTATGGTCTGTCTATGTTTCAGGGAGGCGTGAAGAATATACTTTTTGAAGGCTGGAGGAAGGTTTGTTGATAAAGGAGATTCTCCTACGGTTTGGAATTCCAAGGTTCCGCCCAGGCAGCCTTGATAAAAGCGCATGGCTTCTTGGCAGTTGCCGTTAAAGGTGAGGTATGTGATGACTCTGCTCATGGGAAGGGTTAGGAGGTTTGATTTTGATCAAGCAGCAGGGTATAAAGGTCGGTATTATTATGCCATTTTTATCAGGGGAAAGGCGGCAAAAATAGGGGTTGATCTCGCCATA
It encodes:
- a CDS encoding VOC family protein produces the protein MSRVITYLTFNGNCQEAMRFYQGCLGGTLEFQTVGESPLSTNLPPAFKKYILHASLKHRQTILIGTDMVGEKGLKKGNSVSMMIDCDSENEIRAYLSNLLEGGKLIAPLEENYWGTIFGEVQDKFGNYWLLRYQS